The Streptomyces camelliae genome window below encodes:
- the eccCa gene encoding type VII secretion protein EccCa produces MSQIVVKRPARALPSEVPTEEVVVQPPPELPRGHQESVLMQLLPTLGMGGSVVFFFTNGQPFMKIMGMIMIASTVAMSIAMVVRFRRGSQGQLADMRRDYLSYLSQTRKSAVTTARTQRDAQYYLHPSPEQLWALVAEGSRVWERRPGDEDFAHVRVGLGPQPLATPLIAPETGPVEQLEPLTAGAMQRFLATHGTVGDLPMAVSLRAFYHVTVSGEPQSVRSSARALVGSLASLHSPEDLIIAVAAGREALPHWDWAKWLPHVQAPGAVDGAGSRRLIGTDPRELEDLLSARLTGRPRFHPAASPLLDEPHIVLVLDDISLLPDSVLANPEGLQGVTIVEVVPGELTTAGGELSIVVQPGMLRLESGHGEVYDGTPDALSYESAEALARQLAPLRMASGGDDDEPLLANLEFTDLLGLGDAASVDTKRTWRPRALAERLRVPIGLGEDGRPVMLDLKEAAQEGMGPHGLCVGATGSGKSELLRTLVLGLAVTHSSETLNFVLADFKGGATFAGMAQMPHVAAVITNLADDLTLVDRMGDSIRGELNRRQELLRDAGNYANIHDYEKARAAGAPLQPIPSLVLVIDEFSELLTAKPDFIEMFVQIGRIGRSLGVHLLLASQRLEEGRLRGLETYLSYRIGLRTFSAAESRAALGVPDAYELPNVPGSGFLKFGTDEMVRFKAAYVSGTYRSGSQRAALGGGPLPVDRRPVLFTATEVPVQYTAIPQQRTEQAPEVDEALADTVLDVIVRRLEAQGPAAHQVWLPPLESPPALDSLLPGLAAVQGRGLTQPNYEGAGRLIVPVGLVDKPYEQRRDRLMLDFSGAQGHMQIIGGPQSGKSTLLRSLICSFALTHTPYEVQFYGLDFGGGGMAAVSGLPHVGGIASRLDPERVRRTVSEVYGVLTRREEYFRSAGIASIADYRARRARGDISVTDEPWGDVFLVVDGWGNFRTDYEALEPAVLDIAARGLGYGIHVIITASRSMEVRANLKDHLMNRLELRLGDVMDSEIDRKVAVNVPAGVPGRGLSPQKLHFMAAVPRIDGLTSDTDLAEATAALTTEVGRHWQAPGAPQVRLLPRQLEAVQLPPGDRLPQRGIAFALDEDALEPVFLDFEQDPFFLIFGESESGKSNLLRLIIKQLSLRYGGDEAKFFVVDNRRSLLDITPASHLAEYIPMSSQMDHHMAALADLMQRRTPTADVTPQQLRDRSWWRGPQVFVVIDDYDLVSNSSGNPLAGLTEMLPFARDVGVRFIIARSSAGAGRASYEPFMQRMKELGAQGIVLAGDPAEGDILNGVRPRPMPAGRGVFVSRKRGRPLVQTGLVDVEY; encoded by the coding sequence GTGAGCCAGATTGTCGTCAAGCGCCCAGCGAGGGCGCTGCCGTCCGAAGTGCCCACGGAAGAGGTCGTTGTCCAGCCACCGCCCGAATTGCCGCGGGGGCATCAGGAGAGCGTCCTGATGCAGCTGTTGCCCACGCTGGGCATGGGCGGCTCGGTGGTCTTCTTCTTCACGAACGGTCAGCCGTTCATGAAGATCATGGGCATGATCATGATCGCCTCGACGGTGGCCATGTCCATCGCGATGGTGGTCCGTTTCCGCCGGGGCTCCCAGGGCCAGCTGGCCGACATGCGCCGCGACTACCTCAGCTATCTGTCGCAGACCCGCAAGTCCGCCGTGACGACGGCGCGGACGCAGCGGGACGCGCAGTACTACCTGCACCCCTCCCCCGAGCAGCTGTGGGCGCTCGTCGCCGAGGGCAGCCGGGTGTGGGAGCGGCGGCCCGGTGACGAGGACTTCGCGCACGTGCGCGTCGGACTCGGCCCGCAGCCGCTGGCGACCCCGCTCATCGCCCCGGAGACCGGCCCGGTCGAGCAGCTGGAGCCGCTGACCGCGGGCGCCATGCAGCGCTTCCTCGCCACGCACGGCACCGTCGGCGATCTGCCGATGGCGGTGTCCCTGCGCGCCTTCTACCACGTCACGGTCAGCGGTGAGCCGCAGTCCGTACGGTCCTCCGCCCGCGCCCTGGTCGGCTCGCTGGCCTCGCTGCACTCCCCCGAGGACCTGATCATCGCGGTGGCCGCCGGGCGCGAGGCGCTGCCGCACTGGGACTGGGCGAAGTGGCTGCCGCATGTGCAGGCGCCCGGTGCGGTGGACGGCGCGGGCTCCCGCCGGCTGATCGGCACCGACCCGCGCGAGCTGGAGGACCTGCTGTCCGCCCGGCTCACCGGCCGCCCCCGCTTCCACCCCGCCGCCTCACCGCTGCTGGACGAACCGCACATCGTGCTCGTCCTCGACGACATCTCCCTGCTGCCGGACTCGGTGCTCGCCAACCCCGAGGGCCTGCAGGGCGTCACGATCGTCGAGGTGGTGCCGGGTGAGCTGACGACGGCGGGCGGCGAGCTCTCCATCGTCGTACAGCCGGGCATGCTGCGCCTGGAGTCCGGGCACGGCGAGGTCTACGACGGCACGCCGGACGCCCTGTCCTACGAGTCCGCGGAGGCACTGGCCCGGCAACTGGCGCCCCTGCGGATGGCGTCGGGCGGCGACGACGACGAACCGCTGCTCGCGAACCTGGAGTTCACCGACCTCCTCGGGCTCGGCGACGCGGCCTCCGTCGACACCAAGCGGACCTGGCGCCCGCGCGCCCTCGCGGAGCGCCTGCGCGTGCCGATCGGCCTCGGTGAGGACGGCCGCCCGGTCATGCTGGACCTCAAGGAGGCCGCCCAGGAGGGCATGGGCCCGCACGGCCTGTGCGTCGGCGCGACCGGTTCCGGCAAGTCGGAGCTGCTGCGCACCCTGGTGCTGGGCCTCGCGGTCACCCACTCCTCCGAGACCCTGAACTTCGTCCTCGCGGACTTCAAGGGCGGTGCGACCTTCGCCGGCATGGCCCAGATGCCGCACGTGGCGGCGGTCATCACCAACCTGGCCGACGACCTCACCCTGGTCGACCGCATGGGCGACTCGATCCGCGGTGAGCTCAACCGCCGCCAGGAGCTGCTGCGCGACGCGGGCAACTACGCCAACATCCACGACTACGAGAAGGCACGCGCGGCGGGCGCCCCGCTCCAGCCGATCCCCTCCCTGGTCCTGGTGATCGACGAGTTCAGCGAACTGCTGACCGCGAAGCCGGACTTCATCGAGATGTTCGTGCAGATCGGCCGTATCGGCCGTTCGCTGGGCGTGCACCTGCTGCTGGCCTCGCAGCGCCTGGAAGAGGGGCGGCTGCGCGGCCTGGAGACGTACCTGTCGTACCGCATCGGTCTGCGCACGTTCTCCGCGGCGGAATCCCGCGCCGCGCTGGGCGTCCCGGACGCCTACGAACTCCCGAACGTCCCCGGTTCCGGCTTCCTGAAGTTCGGCACGGACGAGATGGTCCGCTTCAAGGCGGCGTACGTCTCCGGCACGTACCGCTCGGGCTCCCAGCGCGCGGCGCTGGGCGGCGGCCCGCTGCCGGTGGACCGGCGCCCGGTGCTGTTCACGGCCACCGAGGTGCCGGTGCAGTACACGGCCATCCCGCAGCAGCGCACCGAGCAGGCCCCCGAGGTGGACGAGGCGCTGGCCGACACCGTCCTCGACGTGATCGTGCGCCGGCTGGAGGCCCAGGGCCCGGCCGCCCACCAGGTGTGGCTGCCGCCGCTGGAGAGCCCGCCGGCGCTGGACTCGCTGCTGCCCGGCCTCGCGGCGGTACAGGGCCGTGGCCTGACCCAGCCGAACTACGAGGGCGCCGGCCGCCTCATCGTCCCCGTCGGCCTCGTCGACAAGCCGTACGAGCAGCGCCGCGACCGGCTCATGCTCGACTTCTCGGGCGCGCAGGGCCATATGCAGATCATCGGCGGCCCGCAGTCCGGCAAGTCGACGCTCCTGCGGTCCCTGATCTGCTCCTTCGCCCTGACGCACACGCCGTACGAGGTGCAGTTCTACGGCCTGGACTTCGGTGGCGGCGGCATGGCCGCGGTGTCCGGCCTGCCGCACGTGGGCGGCATCGCCTCCCGCCTCGACCCCGAACGCGTGCGCCGCACGGTCTCCGAGGTGTACGGCGTCCTGACCCGCCGCGAGGAGTACTTCCGCTCGGCGGGCATCGCCTCCATCGCCGACTACCGGGCCCGCCGGGCCCGCGGCGACATCTCGGTGACGGACGAACCCTGGGGCGACGTCTTCCTGGTCGTCGACGGCTGGGGCAACTTCCGCACGGACTACGAGGCCCTGGAGCCGGCGGTCCTCGACATCGCCGCACGCGGTCTCGGCTACGGCATCCACGTGATCATCACGGCGTCGCGTTCGATGGAGGTCCGGGCGAACCTCAAGGACCACCTGATGAACCGCCTGGAGCTGCGCCTGGGTGACGTCATGGACTCGGAGATCGACCGCAAGGTGGCGGTGAACGTCCCGGCAGGCGTCCCCGGCCGCGGCCTCTCCCCCCAGAAGCTGCACTTCATGGCGGCGGTCCCGCGCATCGACGGCCTGACCTCCGACACCGACCTGGCCGAGGCCACGGCGGCGTTGACGACCGAGGTCGGCCGCCACTGGCAGGCACCGGGCGCGCCGCAGGTCCGCCTGCTGCCGCGCCAGCTGGAGGCCGTGCAGCTGCCTCCGGGCGACCGGCTCCCGCAGCGCGGCATCGCCTTCGCGCTGGACGAGGACGCCCTGGAGCCGGTGTTCCTGGACTTCGAACAGGACCCGTTCTTCCTCATCTTCGGCGAGAGCGAGTCCGGCAAGTCGAACCTGCTGCGGCTCATCATCAAGCAGCTGTCCCTGCGGTACGGCGGCGACGAGGCGAAGTTCTTCGTGGTCGACAACCGCCGCTCGCTGCTGGACATCACCCCGGCCTCGCACCTGGCCGAGTACATCCCGATGTCCAGCCAGATGGACCACCACATGGCGGCCCTGGCCGACCTCATGCAGCGCCGCACGCCGACGGCCGACGTGACCCCGCAGCAACTGCGGGACCGCAGCTGGTGGCGGGGCCCGCAGGTCTTCGTCGTCATCGACGACTACGACCTCGTCTCCAACTCCAGCGGCAACCCGCTCGCCGGCCTGACGGAAATGCTGCCCTTCGCCCGCGACGTCGGCGTCCGCTTCATCATCGCCCGCTCCTCCGCGGGCGCGGGCCGCGCCTCCTACGAGCCGTTCATGCAGCGCATGAAGGAACTCGGCGCCCAGGGCATCGTCCTGGCCGGCGACCCGGCCGAGGGCGACATCCTCAACGGAGTCCGGCCCCGGCCGATGCCGGCGGGGCGGGGTGTGTTCGTGTCACGGAAGAGGGGGAGGCCGTTGGTTCAGACGGGGTTGGTGGATGTGGAGTACTGA
- the eccD gene encoding type VII secretion integral membrane protein EccD: MTAAATGGPGTGAPAGPGTGLGFCRVTIVAPDSRIDVALPDDVPVADLYPEILRLSQQSPESGAPVGYHLVRTDGTVLDSARSFAAQRILDGELLTLRPFADSLPPAVFDDVSEAVASAVTKQHKLWSGDLTRAAGLVGGGVLPALLAFVAWTADPHHDMHGLAGILAAVAGVLLVVLSAIRARVYDDRGSAVALGLGALPNIGVAGSGLLPLSGGEGIGRLQFLLACAAVLVAALILTLCSPHGDGPFVAFVFASAVALVVVFVATLTHWSATEMAGLCAPVAVGALAFLPGMSMRFARLPIGFENPSSGPAPRSAYGTEAAPEPVDTERIEAQARRGHELLVGLVGGCALLAVGAAAVLGFSDGIWAQLLALATGVAMLMRAGLFRYTAQVAPVLAAGLACLVLLGLGLALNPPRHAMFEALSGNRTDLDIRTIWLIAAIGAATALVTALGLILPRGGLTPFWGRFLEICEGFVLLTLIPLTLAVFDVYATARSMTSK; this comes from the coding sequence ATGACGGCCGCCGCCACCGGCGGACCCGGCACGGGAGCCCCCGCCGGGCCCGGCACCGGACTCGGCTTCTGCCGGGTCACCATCGTCGCGCCGGACAGCCGCATCGACGTGGCACTGCCCGACGACGTCCCGGTCGCCGACCTCTACCCGGAGATCCTCCGGCTGTCCCAGCAGAGCCCCGAGTCCGGCGCCCCGGTCGGCTACCACCTGGTCCGCACCGACGGCACCGTGCTGGACAGCGCCCGCTCCTTCGCCGCCCAGCGCATTCTCGACGGTGAACTGCTCACCCTGCGGCCGTTCGCCGACTCCCTGCCGCCGGCCGTCTTCGACGACGTCTCCGAGGCCGTCGCCTCCGCCGTCACCAAGCAGCACAAGCTGTGGAGCGGCGACCTCACCCGGGCGGCGGGCCTCGTCGGCGGCGGCGTGCTGCCCGCGCTGCTCGCGTTCGTCGCATGGACCGCCGACCCGCACCACGACATGCACGGCCTGGCCGGCATCCTCGCCGCCGTCGCCGGCGTCCTGCTGGTCGTCCTGTCCGCGATCCGCGCCCGCGTCTACGACGACCGCGGCTCGGCCGTCGCCCTCGGCCTCGGCGCCCTGCCCAACATCGGCGTCGCGGGCAGCGGGCTGCTGCCGCTGAGCGGCGGGGAGGGCATCGGCCGGCTCCAGTTCCTGCTGGCGTGCGCGGCCGTCCTCGTCGCGGCCCTGATCCTCACCCTGTGCTCCCCGCACGGCGACGGCCCGTTCGTCGCCTTCGTCTTCGCCTCGGCGGTCGCCCTGGTCGTCGTCTTCGTCGCGACCCTCACCCACTGGTCCGCGACCGAGATGGCCGGCCTGTGCGCGCCCGTCGCTGTCGGCGCGCTCGCCTTCCTGCCCGGCATGTCGATGCGCTTCGCCCGGCTGCCGATCGGCTTCGAGAACCCCAGCAGCGGCCCCGCCCCCCGCTCCGCCTACGGCACCGAAGCCGCGCCCGAGCCCGTGGACACCGAGCGCATCGAGGCCCAGGCCCGGCGCGGCCACGAGCTGCTCGTCGGCCTCGTCGGCGGCTGCGCCCTCCTCGCCGTCGGCGCCGCCGCGGTGCTCGGCTTCTCCGACGGCATCTGGGCCCAGCTGCTCGCCCTCGCCACCGGCGTCGCGATGCTGATGCGCGCCGGCCTCTTCCGGTACACCGCCCAGGTCGCCCCCGTGCTCGCGGCCGGCCTCGCCTGCCTGGTCCTGCTCGGCCTCGGCCTCGCCCTCAACCCGCCGCGGCACGCGATGTTCGAGGCGTTGAGCGGGAACCGTACCGACCTGGACATCCGCACCATCTGGCTGATCGCGGCCATCGGCGCGGCCACCGCCCTGGTGACGGCGCTGGGCCTGATCCTGCCGCGTGGCGGGCTGACCCCGTTCTGGGGCCGCTTCCTGGAGATCTGCGAGGGCTTCGTCCTGCTGACCCTGATCCCGCTGACCCTGGCGGTCTTCGACGTGTACGCGACGGCGCGGTCGATGACCAGCAAATAA
- a CDS encoding serine/threonine-protein kinase: MRPLGTGDPIRLGPYRLLGVLGEGGMGKVYVGQDHAGVVAAVKVLRPELAHDTGLAQRFVREALAAQAVRSPGVAAVLGAQTEGGRLWIATEFLAGPTLDQIVERQGPLDDTGLRAMAASVARTLRDIHAAGFVHRDLKPPNIVLTTDGPRVIDFGIARPEHGLTLTTTGQIPVTPGYGAPEQVLGHRVTAAADVFSLGAVLVYAATGHRAFEGTHVAAVQYEVVHGEPRWHGLSPEQHALIAPCLAKDAAGRPSPEQIAAAFAPPKKADAVWKRGPVADAIKEREREIRNFTAPLLPTAETGTGPSRRGLLTGFTAGGAVLAAGGTATGWWLLRGSKGDRRRTDPFSYPPAVKTPAARLLSADQGDFIVGGSPKPLWNVPYATDPKSPAPLPVRDVVIVGNPTAGVMALNVVDGRRRWSAPAMDRTSHFLSLSDRLVVAADKHGTLHTFVPSTGEPRWTVAADADMLLAVDADAIYLLTKDHRLRAVGRSDARIHWTAQLPDDFSDTILPRSVADQGRLVLTTTAGHAMAVNAKNGRTEWTARNLAKERYLFPAARNGMVYLNGTTFSARRISDGKQLWTHQKKAYYDQSNEEWSRPAVYGDVVYSVACDSEGYGFPIGLDTRSGKQRWEAGIAVGSNDYPILMQGNGVWFMDPGGDPTVTTTGAENGAREVWSYELTGADKDEVSFAAGGNRVFVSNGHTLYALPVF, from the coding sequence ATGAGACCCCTCGGAACCGGCGACCCGATCCGGCTCGGCCCGTACCGGCTGCTCGGTGTGCTGGGCGAGGGCGGTATGGGTAAGGTCTACGTCGGCCAGGATCACGCGGGCGTCGTTGCCGCGGTGAAGGTGCTCCGGCCCGAACTCGCCCATGACACGGGCCTCGCCCAGCGGTTCGTGCGGGAGGCGCTGGCGGCCCAGGCCGTGCGGAGTCCGGGTGTGGCGGCGGTACTGGGTGCGCAGACCGAAGGCGGGCGACTGTGGATCGCCACCGAGTTCCTCGCCGGGCCGACTCTGGATCAGATCGTGGAACGGCAGGGTCCGCTGGACGACACGGGACTGCGCGCCATGGCCGCCTCCGTCGCCCGTACCTTGCGCGACATTCATGCCGCCGGCTTCGTCCACCGGGACCTCAAGCCGCCGAACATCGTGCTCACCACAGACGGCCCGAGGGTCATCGACTTCGGTATCGCCCGCCCCGAGCACGGCCTGACGCTCACTACCACCGGACAGATCCCGGTGACCCCGGGGTACGGCGCCCCTGAGCAGGTGCTCGGACATCGGGTCACCGCAGCCGCCGACGTCTTTTCCCTCGGCGCCGTGCTCGTCTACGCGGCCACCGGTCACCGGGCCTTCGAGGGCACGCATGTGGCCGCCGTTCAGTACGAGGTCGTGCATGGTGAGCCGCGCTGGCACGGTCTCTCACCGGAGCAGCACGCGCTGATCGCCCCCTGCCTGGCGAAAGATGCGGCAGGACGGCCGAGCCCCGAGCAGATCGCCGCAGCCTTCGCCCCGCCCAAGAAGGCGGATGCGGTGTGGAAACGCGGGCCCGTAGCGGACGCGATCAAGGAGCGAGAGCGCGAGATACGGAACTTCACCGCCCCTCTGCTGCCCACCGCGGAGACGGGGACGGGGCCGAGCCGACGGGGCCTGCTCACCGGGTTCACGGCTGGTGGAGCCGTACTCGCCGCGGGCGGAACCGCGACGGGCTGGTGGCTGCTGCGCGGTAGCAAGGGTGATCGACGCCGGACGGACCCTTTCAGCTACCCGCCCGCCGTGAAGACACCAGCGGCGCGACTTCTCTCCGCGGACCAAGGCGACTTCATCGTCGGAGGCTCTCCCAAACCCTTGTGGAATGTGCCTTATGCGACCGATCCCAAGTCCCCAGCTCCGCTACCAGTACGGGATGTCGTCATTGTCGGCAATCCCACCGCCGGGGTGATGGCTCTCAACGTCGTCGACGGAAGGCGCCGCTGGAGTGCTCCGGCGATGGACCGGACGTCCCATTTTCTTTCGTTGTCGGACCGGCTGGTCGTGGCTGCCGACAAGCACGGCACGCTGCACACCTTCGTCCCGTCCACCGGGGAGCCGAGGTGGACGGTGGCGGCCGACGCGGACATGCTGCTGGCCGTGGACGCGGATGCGATCTACCTCCTGACGAAGGACCATCGACTGCGGGCCGTGGGTCGCTCCGACGCCAGGATCCACTGGACGGCACAGTTGCCCGACGACTTCAGCGACACGATCCTGCCCAGATCGGTCGCCGATCAAGGGCGGCTTGTCCTCACCACCACCGCCGGGCATGCCATGGCAGTGAATGCGAAGAACGGGCGTACGGAGTGGACGGCCCGCAACCTGGCCAAGGAGAGGTATCTCTTCCCGGCCGCCCGGAACGGCATGGTCTACCTCAACGGCACGACTTTCTCCGCGCGCAGGATCTCGGACGGCAAACAGCTGTGGACACATCAGAAGAAGGCCTATTACGACCAGAGCAACGAAGAGTGGTCCCGACCCGCCGTCTACGGCGATGTGGTGTACTCGGTCGCCTGCGACAGCGAGGGGTACGGCTTCCCCATCGGCCTCGACACCCGAAGCGGAAAGCAGCGGTGGGAAGCCGGGATAGCGGTGGGTAGCAACGACTACCCGATCCTTATGCAGGGCAACGGTGTCTGGTTCATGGACCCCGGCGGAGACCCCACCGTGACGACCACGGGTGCGGAGAACGGGGCAAGGGAAGTCTGGTCCTACGAACTCACCGGCGCCGACAAGGATGAGGTGTCCTTCGCAGCTGGTGGCAACCGGGTGTTCGTGTCAAACGGCCACACTCTTTACGCACTACCGGTGTTCTGA
- the rpsO gene encoding 30S ribosomal protein S15 translates to MSLDAATKKQIISEFGTKEGDTGSPEVQVALLSRRISDLTEHLKTHKHDHHSRRGLLILVGQRRRLLQYLAKKDIQRFRTLVDRLGIRRGAAGAK, encoded by the coding sequence GTGTCGCTCGACGCCGCTACGAAGAAGCAGATCATCTCCGAGTTCGGTACCAAGGAGGGTGACACCGGCTCCCCCGAGGTCCAGGTCGCTCTGCTCTCCCGTCGGATCTCCGACCTGACCGAGCACCTCAAGACCCACAAGCACGACCACCACTCCCGTCGTGGCCTGCTGATCCTCGTCGGTCAGCGCCGCCGCCTTCTCCAGTACCTGGCGAAGAAGGACATCCAGCGCTTCCGTACGCTGGTCGACCGCCTCGGCATCCGCCGTGGTGCGGCGGGCGCCAAGTAA
- a CDS encoding DUF397 domain-containing protein — MAETEAEIKARKERERDELYALDISGVEWHCAPGTEEHEERVEIAYLPEGAVAMRSSLDHGTVLRYTEAEWRAFVLGARDGEFDLEPTERNGGLSAQ, encoded by the coding sequence ATGGCGGAGACGGAAGCGGAGATCAAGGCGCGCAAGGAGCGGGAGCGGGACGAGCTGTACGCGCTCGACATCTCGGGCGTCGAGTGGCACTGCGCCCCGGGCACCGAGGAGCACGAGGAGCGCGTCGAGATCGCGTACCTCCCCGAGGGCGCCGTGGCGATGCGGTCCTCCCTCGACCACGGCACCGTGCTGCGCTACACCGAGGCGGAGTGGCGGGCGTTCGTGCTGGGGGCTCGGGACGGGGAGTTCGATCTGGAGCCCACGGAGCGGAACGGGGGGCTCTCGGCGCAGTAG
- a CDS encoding polyribonucleotide nucleotidyltransferase: MENETHYAEAVIDNGAFGTRTIRFETGRLAKQAAGSAVAYLDDDTMVLSATTASKNPKDQLDFFPLTVDVEERMYAAGKIPGSFFRREGRPSEDAILTCRLIDRPLRPSFKKGLRNEIQVVATIMALNPDHLYDVVAINAASASTQLAGLPFSGPIGGVRVALIRGQWVAFPTHTELEDAVFDMVVAGRVLEDGDVAIMMVEAEATDGTIKLVEGGAEAPTEEVVAAGLDAAKPFIKVLCRAQADLAAKAAKPTAEFPIFLDYQDDVFEALTAAVRPELAQALTIAGKQEREAELDRVKGLAAEKLLPEFEGREKEISAAYRSLTKQLVRERVIKEKKRIDGRGVTDIRTLAAEVEAIPRVHGSALFERGETQILGVTTLNMLRMEQQLDTLSPVTRKRYMHNYNFPPYSTGETGRVGSPKRREIGHGALAERALVPVLPTREEFPYAIRQVSEALGSNGSTSMGSVCASTMSLLNAGVPLKAPVAGIAMGLISQEIDGETHYVTLTDILGAEDAFGDMDFKVAGTKDFVTALQLDTKLDGIPASVLAAALKQARDARLHILDVMMEAIDRPDEMSPHAPRIITVKIPVDKIGEVIGPKGKMINQIQEDTGAEITIEDDGTIYIGAADGPSAEAARATINGIANPTMPEVGERYLGTVVKTTTFGAFVSLLPGKDGLLHISQIRKLAGGKRVENVEDVLGVGQKVQVEIAEIDSRGKLSLVPVIEGEEGNDTDKDDAEQ, from the coding sequence GTGGAGAACGAGACCCACTACGCCGAGGCCGTCATCGACAACGGCGCCTTCGGCACCCGCACCATCCGCTTCGAGACGGGCCGCCTGGCCAAGCAGGCCGCTGGCTCCGCCGTGGCGTACCTGGACGACGACACCATGGTGCTGTCGGCCACCACCGCCTCCAAGAACCCCAAGGACCAGCTGGACTTCTTCCCGCTGACGGTGGACGTCGAGGAGCGGATGTACGCCGCCGGCAAGATCCCCGGCAGCTTCTTCCGCCGTGAGGGCCGGCCGTCCGAGGACGCCATCCTCACCTGCCGCCTCATCGACCGCCCGCTGCGCCCGTCCTTCAAGAAGGGCCTGCGCAACGAGATCCAGGTCGTCGCCACGATCATGGCGCTCAACCCCGACCACCTGTACGACGTCGTGGCGATCAACGCCGCCTCCGCGTCCACGCAGCTGGCCGGTCTGCCCTTCTCCGGCCCGATCGGCGGCGTCCGCGTCGCGCTGATCCGCGGCCAGTGGGTCGCCTTCCCGACGCACACCGAGCTTGAGGACGCCGTCTTCGACATGGTCGTCGCGGGCCGCGTCCTGGAGGACGGCGACGTCGCGATCATGATGGTCGAGGCCGAGGCCACCGACGGCACCATCAAGCTCGTCGAGGGCGGTGCCGAGGCGCCGACCGAGGAGGTCGTCGCCGCCGGTCTGGACGCCGCGAAGCCCTTCATCAAGGTGCTCTGCCGCGCCCAGGCCGACCTCGCCGCCAAGGCCGCGAAGCCGACCGCCGAGTTCCCGATCTTCCTTGACTACCAGGACGACGTCTTCGAGGCACTGACGGCCGCCGTTCGCCCCGAGCTCGCCCAGGCGCTCACCATCGCCGGCAAGCAGGAGCGCGAGGCCGAGCTGGACCGCGTCAAGGGTCTCGCCGCCGAGAAGCTCCTGCCGGAGTTCGAGGGCCGCGAGAAGGAGATCTCCGCCGCGTACCGCTCGCTCACCAAGCAGCTGGTCCGCGAGCGCGTGATCAAGGAGAAGAAGCGCATCGACGGCCGTGGGGTGACGGACATCCGTACCCTCGCCGCCGAGGTCGAGGCCATCCCGCGGGTGCACGGTTCCGCGCTGTTCGAGCGTGGCGAGACCCAGATCCTGGGCGTCACCACCCTCAACATGCTCCGCATGGAGCAGCAGCTGGACACCCTCTCCCCGGTGACCCGCAAGCGCTACATGCACAACTACAACTTCCCGCCGTACTCCACCGGTGAGACCGGCCGCGTCGGCTCCCCCAAGCGCCGCGAGATCGGCCACGGCGCCCTCGCCGAGCGCGCCCTCGTGCCGGTGCTGCCGACGCGCGAGGAGTTCCCGTACGCGATCCGCCAGGTGTCCGAGGCCCTCGGCTCCAACGGCTCGACGTCCATGGGCTCGGTCTGCGCCTCCACCATGTCGCTGCTGAACGCCGGTGTGCCGCTGAAGGCCCCGGTCGCCGGTATCGCCATGGGTCTGATCTCCCAGGAGATCGACGGCGAGACGCACTACGTCACCCTCACCGACATCCTCGGTGCCGAGGACGCCTTCGGTGACATGGACTTCAAGGTCGCCGGCACGAAGGACTTCGTGACCGCCCTCCAGCTCGACACCAAGCTGGACGGCATCCCGGCCTCCGTCCTGGCCGCGGCCCTCAAGCAGGCCCGCGACGCCCGCCTGCACATCCTCGACGTGATGATGGAGGCCATCGACCGGCCCGACGAGATGAGCCCGCACGCCCCGCGGATCATCACCGTCAAGATCCCGGTCGACAAGATCGGCGAGGTCATCGGCCCCAAGGGCAAGATGATCAACCAGATCCAGGAGGACACGGGCGCCGAGATCACCATCGAGGACGACGGCACGATCTACATCGGCGCCGCCGACGGCCCCTCCGCCGAGGCCGCCCGGGCCACGATCAACGGCATCGCCAACCCGACGATGCCCGAGGTCGGCGAGCGCTACCTCGGTACGGTCGTCAAGACGACCACCTTCGGTGCGTTCGTCTCCCTGCTGCCCGGCAAGGACGGTCTGCTGCACATCTCGCAGATCCGCAAGCTGGCCGGCGGCAAGCGCGTGGAGAACGTCGAGGACGTCCTCGGCGTGGGCCAGAAGGTCCAGGTCGAGATCGCCGAGATCGACTCCCGCGGCAAGCTCTCCCTCGTTCCGGTGATCGAGGGCGAAGAAGGCAACGACACGGACAAGGACGACGCCGAGCAGTGA